In one window of Cupriavidus necator N-1 DNA:
- a CDS encoding ornithine cyclodeaminase, translating to MKSTARSLFLDASDVARLVAAIGPQAAIVDLAGQVRQAFLRWHDFDKSARLASHSARGVIELMPVSDGVQYAFKYVNGHPRNALHGMPTVMACGLLAEVETGFPLMLADLTLATALRTAATSALAARAMARPGAATMALIGNGAQAEFQVLAFQAMLGVREIAAYDIDPAATTRLMRNLAGVPGLSIRRAGSIEAALAGADIVSTVTADKTRATILTPEMVRPGMHLNAVGGDCPGKTELHPDILRRARIVVEYEAQTRIEGEIQQLPADAPVTELWQVLAGHAPGRAAADEVTVFDSVGFALEDYAALRWLYAAAQAHRAGRAVELVAMPPDPRNLYGWMMAQADGDEAGLATPRQAAVA from the coding sequence ATGAAAAGCACCGCCCGATCCCTGTTCCTGGACGCCAGCGACGTGGCCCGCCTGGTGGCCGCCATCGGCCCGCAGGCCGCTATCGTGGATCTGGCCGGGCAGGTCCGGCAGGCCTTCCTGCGCTGGCACGATTTCGACAAGTCCGCGCGGCTGGCCAGCCATTCCGCGCGTGGCGTGATCGAGCTGATGCCGGTCAGCGACGGCGTCCAGTATGCATTCAAGTATGTGAACGGCCATCCGCGCAATGCGCTGCACGGCATGCCGACGGTGATGGCCTGCGGCTTGCTGGCCGAAGTGGAAACCGGCTTCCCGCTGATGCTGGCCGACCTGACGCTGGCCACCGCGCTGCGCACCGCGGCCACCTCGGCGCTGGCGGCACGCGCCATGGCGCGGCCCGGTGCGGCGACCATGGCGCTGATCGGCAACGGCGCGCAGGCCGAGTTCCAGGTGCTGGCCTTTCAGGCGATGCTGGGCGTGCGCGAGATCGCCGCCTATGACATCGATCCGGCCGCCACCACCCGGCTGATGCGCAACCTTGCTGGCGTACCCGGTCTTTCGATCCGCCGCGCCGGATCGATCGAGGCCGCCCTGGCCGGGGCGGACATTGTCTCAACGGTCACCGCCGACAAGACTCGCGCCACCATCCTCACGCCGGAAATGGTGCGGCCTGGCATGCACCTTAATGCGGTAGGCGGCGACTGCCCCGGTAAGACTGAACTGCATCCCGATATCCTGCGCCGCGCGCGCATCGTGGTGGAGTACGAAGCCCAGACGCGCATCGAAGGCGAGATCCAGCAGTTGCCCGCCGACGCGCCGGTGACCGAGCTGTGGCAGGTGCTGGCCGGCCACGCGCCCGGCCGCGCGGCGGCGGACGAGGTGACCGTATTCGATTCGGTTGGGTTTGCGCTGGAAGACTACGCCGCGCTGCGCTGGCTCTACGCCGCAGCGCAGGCGCACCGGGCGGGCAGGGCGGTTGAACTGGTGGCGATGCCGCCGGATCCGCGCAACCTGTACGGGTGGATGATGGCGCAGGCCGACGGCGACGAAGCCGGGCTGGCAACGCCCCGGCAGGCGGCAGTGGCCTGA
- a CDS encoding helix-turn-helix domain-containing protein: MKLDPALAEKPYYSTRTAAKLLNVSLGTVQKMVERGELGAWKTNGGHRRIHKETVHRLLATRIGPESASPHGLDLVVFHPNHQEAQRIHAQLAKWGLPLKSVVVDDVLDTVITSVSEHPRVVLYYVDELNDAESATIEKLQNFFASQHVIFAVITNRQAYEGVADALQHWGIMVFLKTPSLEEVKGFLRAQLMMGRTA; this comes from the coding sequence ATGAAACTGGATCCGGCACTGGCTGAAAAGCCTTATTACAGCACGCGTACAGCGGCAAAACTGCTTAACGTCTCTCTGGGCACCGTCCAGAAGATGGTCGAACGCGGCGAACTTGGCGCCTGGAAGACCAACGGCGGCCATCGGCGCATCCACAAGGAAACCGTGCACCGCCTGCTGGCGACGCGCATCGGGCCGGAATCGGCGTCGCCGCACGGCCTGGACCTGGTGGTGTTCCACCCCAACCACCAGGAAGCGCAGCGCATCCACGCCCAGCTTGCCAAGTGGGGGCTGCCGCTCAAGAGCGTGGTGGTCGACGATGTGCTGGATACCGTCATCACCTCGGTCAGCGAGCATCCGCGCGTGGTGCTGTACTACGTCGACGAACTGAACGACGCCGAGTCGGCCACCATCGAGAAGCTGCAGAATTTCTTTGCCAGCCAGCACGTGATCTTTGCCGTGATCACCAACCGCCAGGCCTATGAAGGCGTGGCCGATGCCCTGCAGCACTGGGGCATCATGGTGTTCCTGAAGACGCCGTCGCTGGAAGAGGTCAAGGGCTTCCTGCGCGCCCAGCTGATGATGGGCCGCACCGCCTGA
- a CDS encoding sigma-54-dependent transcriptional regulator, which produces MPADLTVLIVEDDADVRLGCEQALRLEGIATRGVGSAEAALREAGPGYAGVVVSDIRLPGQDGMALLAQLRERDPALPVIMITGHGDVGLAVQAMKQGAYDFLEKPFSPEQLVDATRRALEQRRLALEVSELRERLAGRQKLEAHLIGHSPTVERLRRLIADLGDTDANVLIHGETGTGKELVARCLHEASQRHARNFVAINCGGLPEQLFESEIFGHEAGSFTGAARRRIGKIEHAEGGTLFLDEIESMPMPLQIKLLRVLQERVVERLGSNLPVPVNTRVVAATKADLRALSDAGQFRADLYYRLNVITLELPPLRERREDVPALFEHFVAQAALRFSREAVPATPAELAALVAYPWPGNVRELRNLAERHVLGLGCIPGHGTTAPEALPLAQAVEQFERALIADAMRRHDGNLSRASEALGVAKTTLFDKVRKHGL; this is translated from the coding sequence ATGCCGGCTGACCTGACCGTACTGATCGTCGAGGACGATGCCGATGTGCGCCTGGGCTGCGAGCAGGCGCTGCGCCTGGAGGGCATCGCCACGCGCGGCGTGGGCAGCGCTGAGGCCGCGCTGCGCGAGGCCGGACCGGGCTATGCGGGCGTGGTCGTCAGCGACATTCGCCTGCCGGGCCAGGACGGCATGGCGCTGCTCGCGCAACTGCGCGAGCGCGACCCGGCCCTGCCGGTGATCATGATCACCGGCCACGGCGACGTGGGGCTGGCGGTGCAGGCGATGAAGCAAGGCGCCTACGACTTCCTGGAAAAGCCGTTCTCGCCCGAGCAACTGGTAGACGCCACGCGCCGCGCGCTGGAGCAGCGCCGGCTGGCGCTGGAAGTGTCAGAACTGCGAGAACGGCTGGCGGGACGCCAGAAGCTGGAAGCCCACCTGATCGGCCATTCGCCCACGGTCGAGCGGCTGCGCCGCCTGATCGCCGACCTGGGCGACACCGACGCCAATGTGCTGATCCACGGCGAGACCGGCACCGGCAAGGAGCTGGTGGCGCGCTGCCTGCATGAGGCCAGCCAGCGCCACGCGCGCAACTTTGTTGCCATCAACTGCGGGGGCCTGCCAGAGCAGTTGTTCGAGAGCGAGATCTTCGGCCATGAAGCCGGCTCGTTCACCGGTGCCGCGCGCCGCCGCATCGGAAAGATCGAGCACGCCGAAGGCGGCACGCTGTTTCTCGACGAGATCGAGAGCATGCCGATGCCGCTGCAGATCAAGCTGCTGCGGGTGCTGCAGGAACGCGTGGTGGAACGGCTTGGCTCCAACCTGCCGGTGCCGGTCAACACGCGCGTGGTGGCCGCCACCAAGGCCGACCTGCGCGCGCTCTCCGATGCCGGGCAGTTCCGCGCTGACCTGTACTACCGCCTGAACGTGATCACGCTGGAGCTGCCGCCGCTGCGCGAGCGGCGCGAAGACGTGCCGGCATTGTTCGAACATTTCGTCGCGCAGGCCGCGTTGCGCTTCAGCCGCGAGGCTGTTCCCGCCACCCCGGCCGAGCTGGCCGCGCTGGTAGCCTACCCATGGCCCGGCAATGTGCGCGAGTTGCGCAACCTGGCCGAGCGCCACGTGCTGGGGCTGGGCTGCATCCCCGGCCACGGCACCACCGCGCCAGAAGCCCTGCCGCTGGCGCAGGCAGTCGAGCAATTCGAGCGCGCACTGATTGCCGATGCCATGCGCCGCCACGACGGCAACCTGAGCCGCGCCAGCGAAGCCCTGGGCGTGGCCAAGACCACGCTGTTCGACAAGGTGCGCAAGCACGGGCTGTGA
- a CDS encoding sensor histidine kinase, with amino-acid sequence MTGPLHPPGDTTRATAPASAAPASSRLPHGLRGLAPLLALLALAVLVGLAGSLGYRYSYDTALARQAERGQVQLRLYTQALESELAHYDYVPGLLSLDERIAALLLRPDDAARAARANDYLSALNTRAGTRVIYVLDAHGKVLASSNWQRPDSYLGEALSFRPYFQSAMDGQLGRFYGVGTTRSESGYYLSAPLGERDNPVGVAVVKIGLEPLENRWQGADSQMLLTDENGVVILASDPSWKLAALRPLSPEARERLTRSLQYNRAPLPQLPLTLVRKLNNGNGGSSDELVRLRSGPPMLAQHAALPGTDWQLTLLTNTSQARVAALNTAALAGVLSAFVLLLGAAWNVRRRIVNERLAARAALEAANSELERKVADRTADLSTSNQRLQAEVAERIRAETVLRQAQDGLLQAGKLAAVGQMSTGIAHELNQPLAALRTISGNTGKFLERGDYATVRTNLDTIIGLVERMGRITGALKSFARKSGNGRRQARLAEAVDNALFLLQTRVDAVQPALQRDIDPTLAVVCDPNRLEQVLVNLLGNALDAVAGQSAPRIALHAHVAGAMVHLTVRDNGAGLSEEAFARLFEPFFTTKPAGQGLGLGLTLSAGILNENGGSLSAANHPDGGACFTLVLPLARHDANPQDAKHAG; translated from the coding sequence ATGACCGGTCCGCTACATCCTCCCGGCGATACCACCCGCGCCACCGCACCTGCGTCCGCCGCACCCGCCAGCTCGCGCCTGCCCCACGGCCTGCGCGGCCTTGCGCCGCTGCTCGCACTGCTGGCGCTGGCCGTGCTGGTGGGCCTGGCCGGCTCGCTCGGCTACCGCTACAGCTACGACACCGCGCTGGCGCGCCAGGCCGAACGCGGCCAGGTGCAGTTGCGGCTGTACACGCAGGCACTGGAAAGCGAGCTGGCCCACTACGACTACGTGCCCGGCCTGCTGTCGCTGGACGAGCGCATCGCCGCGCTGCTGCTGCGCCCGGACGACGCCGCCCGCGCGGCACGCGCCAATGACTACCTGAGCGCCCTCAATACCCGCGCCGGCACGCGCGTGATCTATGTGCTGGATGCGCACGGCAAGGTGCTGGCCAGCAGCAACTGGCAGCGCCCGGACAGCTACCTGGGCGAAGCGCTGAGTTTCCGCCCGTACTTCCAGTCGGCCATGGACGGCCAGCTGGGCCGCTTCTACGGCGTGGGCACCACCCGCAGCGAATCGGGCTACTACCTGTCGGCGCCGCTGGGCGAGCGCGACAACCCGGTCGGCGTGGCGGTGGTCAAGATCGGTCTGGAGCCGCTGGAGAACCGCTGGCAGGGCGCCGACAGCCAGATGCTGCTGACCGACGAGAACGGCGTGGTGATCCTGGCCTCGGACCCGTCGTGGAAGCTGGCTGCGCTGCGCCCCCTGTCACCCGAGGCGCGCGAGCGGCTGACGCGCAGCCTGCAGTACAATCGCGCCCCGCTGCCGCAGTTGCCGCTGACCCTGGTGCGCAAGCTGAACAACGGCAACGGCGGCAGCAGCGACGAACTGGTGCGCCTGCGCAGCGGCCCGCCGATGCTGGCGCAGCATGCCGCGCTGCCCGGCACCGACTGGCAGCTGACGCTGCTGACCAATACCTCGCAGGCGCGCGTGGCCGCGCTCAACACGGCGGCGCTGGCCGGCGTGCTGAGCGCCTTCGTGCTGCTGCTGGGGGCGGCGTGGAACGTGCGCCGGCGCATCGTCAACGAGCGCCTGGCGGCGCGCGCCGCGCTGGAGGCGGCCAACAGCGAGCTGGAGCGCAAGGTGGCCGATCGCACCGCCGACCTGTCCACCTCCAACCAGCGCCTGCAGGCCGAGGTAGCCGAACGCATCCGTGCCGAGACCGTGCTGCGCCAGGCCCAGGACGGGCTGCTGCAGGCAGGCAAGCTGGCCGCCGTGGGCCAGATGTCGACCGGCATCGCGCATGAACTGAACCAGCCGCTGGCGGCGCTGCGCACCATCTCCGGCAACACCGGCAAGTTCCTCGAGCGCGGCGACTACGCCACCGTGCGCACCAACCTCGACACCATCATCGGGCTGGTCGAGCGCATGGGCCGCATCACCGGCGCGCTCAAGTCGTTTGCACGCAAGTCCGGCAACGGCCGCCGCCAGGCCAGGCTGGCCGAAGCGGTGGACAACGCGCTGTTCCTGCTGCAGACACGCGTGGACGCGGTCCAGCCCGCGCTCCAGCGCGATATCGATCCGACGCTGGCGGTGGTGTGCGATCCCAACCGCCTGGAACAGGTGCTGGTGAACCTGCTCGGCAACGCGCTCGATGCCGTCGCCGGCCAGTCCGCGCCGCGCATTGCGCTGCACGCGCACGTGGCGGGCGCCATGGTCCACCTGACCGTGCGCGACAACGGCGCCGGCTTGTCCGAGGAAGCCTTCGCACGGCTGTTCGAGCCCTTCTTCACCACCAAGCCCGCCGGGCAAGGCCTGGGGCTCGGCCTCACGCTGTCGGCCGGCATCCTCAATGAAAACGGCGGCAGCCTGTCCGCCGCCAACCACCCGGACGGCGGCGCCTGCTTCACGCTGGTGCTGCCGCTGGCACGGCACGACGCCAACCCACAGGATGCAAAGCATGCCGGCTGA
- a CDS encoding dicarboxylate/amino acid:cation symporter, which translates to MKLNRLPTLIFIAMLLGVLVGTAAHNMAPDAATAKSIADHLSILTDVFLRMIKMIIGPLVFATLVAGIASMGDGRAVGRIGLKAMMWFVGASITSLLLGLVMANLLEPGHGMNLPLPPADAASNLKTGALNLRDFIAHMFPKSFVEAMANNEILQIVVFSLFFGFALGTVKDGVGKPVLQGIEGLATVMLKVTNYVMAFAPVGVFGAIAAVITAQGLGVLVVYAKLLGSLYLALSLLWVALIAGGYFFLGRDVFRLLKMMRAPLMIGFATASSESAYPKVIDQLTHFGVKERITNFVLPLGYSFNLDGSIMYTSFAALFVAQVYGIQLSLTQQITMLLVLLVTSKGIAGVPRASLVVVAAVLPMFGLPEAGILLVLGIDHVLDMGRTVTNVLGNAIATAVVAKSEGAIGAPVPSEEDEPAADTTTGLAPAQVLAGK; encoded by the coding sequence ATGAAACTGAATCGACTGCCCACCCTGATCTTCATTGCGATGCTGCTAGGCGTGCTGGTCGGCACCGCCGCGCACAACATGGCGCCGGACGCCGCCACCGCCAAATCGATTGCGGACCACCTGTCCATCCTGACCGATGTATTCCTGCGGATGATCAAGATGATCATCGGCCCGCTGGTGTTCGCCACGCTGGTGGCCGGCATCGCCAGCATGGGCGATGGCCGCGCCGTGGGCCGCATCGGCCTGAAGGCGATGATGTGGTTCGTTGGCGCCTCGATCACCTCGCTGCTGCTGGGCCTGGTGATGGCCAACCTGCTGGAGCCCGGCCACGGCATGAACCTGCCGCTGCCGCCGGCTGACGCCGCCTCGAACCTGAAGACCGGCGCGCTGAACCTGCGCGACTTCATCGCCCACATGTTCCCCAAGAGCTTTGTCGAGGCCATGGCGAACAACGAGATCCTGCAGATCGTGGTGTTCTCGCTGTTCTTCGGCTTTGCGCTGGGCACGGTCAAGGACGGCGTGGGCAAGCCCGTGCTGCAAGGCATCGAAGGCCTCGCCACGGTGATGCTGAAGGTCACCAACTACGTGATGGCATTTGCCCCGGTGGGCGTGTTCGGCGCGATCGCCGCGGTGATCACCGCGCAGGGCCTGGGCGTGCTGGTGGTGTACGCCAAGCTGCTGGGCAGCCTGTACCTGGCGCTGTCGCTGCTGTGGGTGGCGCTGATCGCCGGCGGCTACTTCTTCCTGGGCCGCGACGTGTTCCGCCTGCTCAAGATGATGCGCGCGCCGCTGATGATCGGCTTCGCCACCGCCAGCAGCGAATCGGCCTACCCGAAGGTGATCGACCAGCTGACCCACTTCGGCGTCAAGGAGCGCATCACCAACTTCGTGCTGCCGCTGGGCTACTCGTTCAACCTGGATGGCTCGATCATGTACACCTCGTTTGCCGCGCTGTTCGTGGCGCAGGTGTACGGCATCCAGCTGTCGCTGACCCAGCAGATCACCATGCTGCTGGTCCTGCTTGTCACCAGCAAGGGCATCGCGGGCGTGCCGCGCGCCTCGCTGGTGGTGGTCGCCGCCGTGCTGCCGATGTTCGGCCTGCCGGAGGCCGGCATCCTGCTGGTGCTGGGCATCGACCACGTACTCGACATGGGTCGCACCGTGACCAATGTGCTTGGCAATGCGATTGCCACCGCCGTCGTCGCCAAAAGCGAAGGCGCCATTGGCGCGCCGGTACCGTCCGAGGAGGATGAACCCGCCGCGGATACCACCACCGGCCTGGCACCTGCCCAGGTCCTCGCGGGCAAGTAA